The sequence AATGCCTGTTTTCTTTCCGCACACTTGTTGCAGCGGCCGCAGTGCAACAGGCCAACCGGGGCGATGCACGAAAACGAATCGCCCAGCGGATAGTTGTCGCTTAGTCGCATCACCTCGGCTTTGCTGAGATGCTCGAATGGCCGGAGGATTTCGATCTTCCGGTCCAAGCCGATGCGATATGCCGTTTGCAGGGTCGTGAAGAATTCGTCGGTCGCATCCGGGAAAGGGTTCGACCTCAACGTTGCCAATGCCAATTGCGTCAGACCGTGCATTTGGCACCAGACGGCCGGCTTGATCGTCAGCAGCGCGTTGCGGCCGGGAAGGCCAACCGCTTCGTCGGGCGTGTTTTCACCGGGAACGGATTGGCCCGTCAGGCTCCAATGGCCGGCGTAGAGATCGTCCAGCGGCAAACTCAAGAGCACCAGATCGCGCACCCGGCTGCCCGACGGCAAACCGAGCCGCTCGATAAACCGCCGCAAGCCGTTCATCTCCGCTTCTTCCCAGGTCACGCCCGTGCGAACGTAGAATGGTTGCACGTCGTTGCCCTGAGTTAGCAAGCGTCCGAGCAGGATGCAGCTATCCAGGCCGC is a genomic window of Pirellulales bacterium containing:
- a CDS encoding 7-cyano-7-deazaguanine synthase, translated to MPFRSAVGLLASGGLDSCILLGRLLTQGNDVQPFYVRTGVTWEEAEMNGLRRFIERLGLPSGSRVRDLVLLSLPLDDLYAGHWSLTGQSVPGENTPDEAVGLPGRNALLTIKPAVWCQMHGLTQLALATLRSNPFPDATDEFFTTLQTAYRIGLDRKIEILRPFEHLSKAEVMRLSDNYPLGDSFSCIAPVGLLHCGRCNKCAERKQAFRDANMHDTTIYA